The following proteins are co-located in the Bordetella bronchialis genome:
- the mutS gene encoding DNA mismatch repair protein MutS, translating into MEKSDLSGHTPMMQQYLKLKAEAGPLLLFYRMGDFYEMFYEDAERGARLLNLTLTKRGTSNGSPIPMAGVPVHAMEQYLAKLVALGESIAICEQIGDPAASKGPVERRIVRIVTPGTLTDDALLPAKADRCLAAVFPGAGRAPRAGLAWLNLASGDFHVTECAPTQIESELHRIAPAEIVYPEGAELRVNIDGAQTRVPDWHFESDGARAHLLAHFRTDSLAGFDVEDMPAGVRAAGALLRYAARTQSQALSHVQGISVDRPGQYVLMDPVTRRNLELTQTLSGEESPTLFSILDNCRTPMGSRLLRRWLHHPLRDNAPVLERQQAIAALLAARLDTPAGLAAAMPLEMLRDTLKRFPDIERIAARVALRSVRPRELASLRDALAELPALCEQVRGLATDGRFAALAAHLSPDPAVHALLAAAIAAEPAAAIRDGGVMAAGFDAELDELRALATDGGDFLMQLEARERERSGIPNLRVEFNRVHGFYIEVTRGQADKVPEDYRRRQTLKNAERYITPELKTWEDRVLSAQDRSLAREKWLYEQVLEQLGGHVRALSDCASALAELDTLAALAEHARRHDWNAPELSEDAEIDIEAGRHPVVERAIERFTPNSCKLDATRRMLLITGPNMGGKSTYMRQVALIALLARTGSFVPAARARIGRLDRIFTRIGAADDLAGGRSTFMMEMTEAAAILAASTPASLVLMDEIGRGTSTYDGLALAWAIALRLLTHNRALTLFATHYFEITRMAAEQPTAANVHLAAAESAGGIVFLHEVREGPASRSYGIQVAQRAGVPAAVIRQASRELERLEAQGAPTPQLGLFAAAAQADAESAARSAAMQETESLLSMRDALADVDPDSLTPREALETLYRLKALLP; encoded by the coding sequence ATGGAAAAAAGCGATCTATCCGGCCACACGCCGATGATGCAGCAGTACCTGAAGCTGAAGGCCGAAGCCGGCCCGCTGCTGCTCTTCTACCGCATGGGCGACTTCTATGAGATGTTCTATGAAGACGCCGAGCGCGGCGCGCGGCTGCTGAATCTGACCCTGACCAAGCGCGGCACGTCCAATGGCAGCCCCATCCCCATGGCCGGCGTCCCCGTGCACGCCATGGAGCAATACCTGGCCAAGCTGGTCGCGCTGGGCGAATCCATTGCCATCTGCGAGCAGATCGGCGACCCCGCCGCGTCCAAGGGCCCCGTGGAGCGCCGCATCGTGCGCATCGTCACGCCCGGGACGCTTACGGACGACGCGCTACTGCCCGCCAAGGCCGATCGCTGCCTGGCCGCGGTATTCCCCGGCGCCGGCCGCGCGCCGCGCGCCGGCCTGGCCTGGCTGAACCTGGCAAGCGGCGACTTCCACGTCACGGAATGCGCGCCCACGCAGATCGAATCCGAGCTGCATCGTATCGCCCCGGCGGAGATCGTGTATCCGGAAGGCGCCGAACTTCGCGTCAACATCGACGGCGCGCAGACCCGCGTGCCGGATTGGCATTTTGAAAGCGACGGCGCCCGCGCCCATCTGCTGGCGCATTTCCGTACCGACTCGCTGGCCGGCTTCGATGTTGAAGACATGCCCGCTGGCGTCCGCGCCGCCGGCGCCCTGCTGCGCTATGCGGCCCGGACCCAGTCGCAGGCCCTGTCGCACGTACAGGGGATCAGCGTCGACCGTCCAGGCCAGTACGTGCTGATGGATCCGGTCACCCGCCGCAATCTGGAACTGACGCAAACGCTCAGCGGCGAAGAATCGCCCACGCTGTTCTCGATTCTGGACAACTGCCGCACCCCCATGGGCAGCCGCCTGCTGCGGCGATGGCTGCATCATCCGCTGCGGGACAACGCGCCCGTGCTGGAACGCCAGCAGGCCATCGCGGCGCTGCTTGCGGCCCGCCTCGACACCCCCGCCGGCCTGGCCGCGGCCATGCCGCTGGAGATGCTGCGCGATACGCTGAAGCGGTTTCCGGATATCGAGCGTATTGCCGCGCGTGTCGCGCTGCGCTCCGTGCGCCCGCGCGAGCTTGCCAGCTTGCGCGACGCCTTGGCGGAACTGCCGGCACTGTGCGAACAAGTGCGTGGCCTGGCAACGGATGGCCGCTTCGCGGCCCTGGCGGCGCATTTGTCGCCCGATCCCGCCGTCCATGCCTTGCTGGCCGCCGCCATCGCCGCCGAGCCCGCGGCAGCCATCCGCGACGGTGGCGTCATGGCGGCCGGATTCGACGCCGAGCTCGACGAACTGCGTGCGCTGGCCACCGATGGCGGCGATTTCCTGATGCAATTGGAAGCCCGCGAGCGCGAACGCAGCGGCATCCCCAACTTGCGTGTGGAATTCAACCGCGTGCACGGCTTCTATATCGAAGTCACCCGAGGCCAGGCGGACAAGGTGCCGGAAGACTATCGCCGGCGCCAGACCCTCAAGAACGCCGAGCGCTACATCACGCCGGAACTGAAAACCTGGGAAGACCGCGTGCTGTCCGCCCAGGACCGCTCCCTGGCCCGCGAAAAGTGGCTGTACGAGCAGGTGCTGGAACAACTCGGCGGCCACGTGCGCGCCCTGTCCGACTGCGCGTCCGCGCTGGCCGAGCTGGACACCCTGGCGGCGCTGGCAGAGCACGCGCGCCGCCACGACTGGAACGCGCCCGAGCTTTCCGAGGACGCGGAGATCGACATCGAGGCCGGCCGCCATCCGGTCGTGGAGCGCGCGATCGAACGCTTCACGCCCAACAGCTGCAAGCTGGACGCCACCCGGCGCATGCTACTGATCACCGGCCCGAACATGGGGGGTAAATCGACGTATATGCGGCAGGTCGCCTTGATCGCCCTGCTGGCGCGCACGGGCAGCTTCGTGCCCGCCGCGCGCGCCCGCATCGGCAGGCTGGACCGCATTTTCACGCGTATCGGCGCGGCGGACGACCTGGCGGGCGGCCGCTCTACCTTCATGATGGAAATGACGGAGGCCGCTGCCATCCTGGCGGCCAGTACGCCCGCCAGCCTGGTACTGATGGACGAGATCGGGCGGGGCACGTCCACCTACGATGGCCTGGCACTGGCCTGGGCTATCGCGCTGCGGCTGCTGACGCACAACCGTGCCCTGACGCTGTTCGCCACGCACTATTTCGAGATCACCCGCATGGCGGCGGAGCAGCCCACGGCCGCCAACGTACACCTGGCCGCGGCGGAATCCGCGGGCGGCATCGTCTTCCTGCACGAAGTGCGGGAAGGTCCGGCCAGCCGCAGCTACGGCATCCAGGTGGCGCAGCGCGCCGGCGTGCCGGCCGCCGTCATCCGCCAGGCCTCGCGCGAACTGGAACGCCTGGAAGCGCAAGGCGCGCCCACGCCTCAATTGGGGTTGTTCGCCGCGGCGGCGCAGGCGGACGCGGAATCGGCGGCCCGGTCCGCGGCCATGCAGGAGACCGAATCCCTGCTGTCGATGCGCGACGCGCTGGCCGACGTGGATCCCGATAGCCTGACGCCGCGCGAAGCCCTGGAAACCCTGTATCGGCTGAAGGCGCTCCTGCCATGA
- a CDS encoding L-threonylcarbamoyladenylate synthase, whose protein sequence is MAQFFTVHPANPQPRLLKQAAQLLRDGGLAAVPTDSSYAVIARLDDKAAADGLRRLRGLDERHHLTLICRDLAQLGHFARVDNRQYRMLKAATPGPFTFILEATREVPRRVSHPSRKTIGLRVPAHPVTLGLLEQFGEPLLSTTLIPAGETDALNDAQEIRERYEHVLAAVVDSGACPKEPTTVVDLTGDEAQLIRVGRGDPAQLGIA, encoded by the coding sequence ATGGCGCAATTCTTTACCGTCCACCCCGCGAATCCCCAGCCCCGTCTATTGAAACAGGCCGCGCAGTTGCTGCGCGACGGCGGCCTGGCCGCCGTGCCCACCGACTCCAGCTATGCCGTCATCGCGCGCCTGGACGACAAGGCGGCGGCGGATGGGCTGCGCCGCCTGCGCGGCCTGGACGAACGCCACCACCTTACGCTGATCTGCCGCGACCTGGCCCAGCTGGGGCATTTCGCCCGCGTGGACAACCGCCAATATCGCATGCTGAAGGCGGCCACGCCGGGGCCTTTCACCTTTATCCTGGAAGCCACGCGCGAGGTCCCGCGGCGGGTGTCCCATCCGTCGCGCAAGACCATAGGTTTGCGGGTGCCCGCGCACCCGGTCACGCTGGGCCTGCTGGAACAATTCGGCGAGCCCCTGTTGTCCACCACCCTGATCCCCGCCGGCGAAACCGATGCGCTCAACGACGCGCAGGAAATCCGCGAACGCTACGAGCACGTGCTGGCCGCCGTCGTCGACAGCGGCGCCTGCCCCAAAGAACCCACAACCGTCGTCGACCTGACCGGCGACGAAGCGCAACTCATCCGGGTGGGCCGTGGCGACCCCGCCCAGCTTGGAATCGCCTGA
- the bamC gene encoding outer membrane protein assembly factor BamC, translating into MNTRHAGYSALLTLVMLAGCSDVNQILGKEEPIDYKSASSQVSQPLSIPPDLTQAAADPRYKAPPGGTTTFSQYQAEGQQQAAAQAQGKATSDVLPARTDMHVERDGDIRWLVVDLPPDQIFGKVVDFWTSNGFTIQTNNPQAGLIETDWAENRAKIPESWLRQALGFVLEQAYDSGEREKFRTRMERVNGHTEIYISHQHMVEKNVGQRDSGNLQWQPGPEDPGLNAAMLARLMVYLGTSVDQAKTMVARAEATPAQPKIVRDVQADGARLNVQESFDRAWRRVGVALDSGGFTVDDRDRSAGDFYVRYLDTDTGLQRDEPGFFSRMFGTARPSQAPQYRIHVVGQGATTQVTVLDANGQVDSSPTAQRLLSVLADKMSAAQ; encoded by the coding sequence ATGAACACGCGCCATGCCGGTTACTCGGCATTGCTTACCCTGGTCATGCTGGCAGGGTGCAGCGACGTCAACCAGATTCTGGGCAAAGAAGAACCCATCGATTACAAGAGTGCCAGCAGCCAGGTGTCGCAGCCGCTCAGCATTCCGCCGGACCTGACCCAGGCCGCCGCCGACCCTCGCTACAAGGCGCCTCCTGGGGGCACCACCACCTTCTCGCAATACCAGGCGGAAGGCCAGCAGCAGGCGGCCGCCCAGGCCCAGGGTAAAGCCACCAGCGACGTGCTGCCCGCGCGTACCGATATGCATGTCGAACGCGACGGCGATATCCGCTGGCTGGTGGTCGATCTGCCGCCGGACCAGATCTTCGGCAAGGTGGTGGATTTCTGGACCAGCAACGGCTTCACCATCCAGACCAATAATCCGCAGGCCGGCCTGATCGAAACCGACTGGGCCGAGAACCGCGCCAAGATCCCGGAAAGCTGGCTGCGCCAGGCGCTGGGCTTCGTCCTGGAGCAGGCCTACGATAGCGGCGAGCGCGAGAAATTCCGCACGCGCATGGAACGCGTCAACGGTCATACCGAGATCTACATCAGCCACCAGCACATGGTGGAAAAGAACGTGGGCCAGCGCGATTCCGGCAATCTGCAATGGCAGCCCGGCCCCGAGGATCCCGGTCTGAACGCCGCCATGCTGGCGCGGCTGATGGTTTACCTGGGCACCAGCGTGGACCAGGCCAAGACCATGGTCGCCCGTGCAGAGGCCACGCCCGCGCAGCCCAAGATCGTTCGCGATGTACAGGCCGACGGCGCGCGCCTGAACGTGCAGGAGTCCTTCGATCGCGCGTGGCGCCGCGTCGGTGTCGCGCTGGATTCGGGCGGCTTCACCGTGGACGACCGCGACCGCTCGGCCGGGGATTTCTACGTGCGCTACCTGGATACGGACACGGGCCTGCAGCGGGACGAGCCGGGCTTCTTCAGCCGGATGTTCGGTACCGCACGTCCCAGCCAGGCGCCGCAGTACCGCATCCATGTGGTTGGCCAGGGCGCGACCACGCAGGTCACCGTGCTGGACGCGAATGGCCAGGTCGACAGCAGCCCCACCGCCCAGCGCCTGCTGAGCGTGCTGGCGGACAAGATGTCAGCGGCGCAGTAA
- a CDS encoding cupin domain-containing protein, with translation MTIPHPDQPLDLLGGRTPAAFMKAYWQRKPLLIRQAIPGFKPPLSIAEIKRMARQDEVASRLIWREEGQWNMEHGPFARLPKASAPDWTLLVQSVDLHHDAAAELMHRFRFIPDARLDDVMISIATDGGGVGPHFDSYDVFLLQAVGRREWRIGRQRDLSLEPDLPLKILRRFEPETTYVLEPGDMLYLPPQVAHDGIAQGDCMTISIGFRAPDQATLARGMLEAAAEQVLARAGQPSGPYGEPALPGPRLDGRYRDPGLAPTANPAQLPEKLTAAALAAVGRVRFDEALAHRFLGCWLTEPGATAVFDAPTEDGPDLVADWPVAGLLRLDRRSRMLYRGRQLFINGETAAVSASAPLRRLADARSLACDDPLAGKLTEEEKACLMQWLDDGWLRYEAPA, from the coding sequence ATGACGATCCCCCATCCCGACCAGCCGCTGGATCTGCTGGGCGGCCGTACGCCGGCCGCGTTCATGAAAGCCTATTGGCAGCGCAAGCCGCTGTTGATCCGCCAGGCCATCCCCGGTTTCAAGCCGCCGCTCTCCATCGCGGAGATCAAGCGCATGGCCCGCCAGGACGAGGTAGCGTCGCGCCTGATCTGGCGGGAAGAAGGCCAGTGGAACATGGAGCACGGCCCCTTCGCGCGGCTGCCCAAGGCGTCCGCGCCGGATTGGACCCTGCTGGTCCAGAGCGTGGACTTGCATCACGATGCGGCGGCGGAGCTGATGCACCGCTTCCGCTTCATCCCGGATGCGCGCCTGGACGACGTGATGATCAGCATCGCCACCGACGGCGGCGGCGTGGGCCCCCACTTCGATAGCTACGACGTCTTCCTGCTGCAGGCGGTCGGACGCCGCGAATGGCGCATCGGCCGCCAGCGCGACCTGAGCCTGGAGCCGGACCTGCCGCTGAAGATCCTGCGCCGCTTCGAACCGGAGACCACCTATGTGCTGGAACCGGGCGACATGCTGTACCTGCCGCCGCAGGTGGCGCACGATGGCATCGCACAGGGGGACTGCATGACGATTTCCATCGGCTTTCGCGCGCCGGACCAGGCCACCCTGGCGCGCGGAATGCTGGAGGCCGCCGCCGAACAGGTACTGGCCCGAGCCGGCCAGCCCAGCGGCCCCTATGGCGAACCCGCCCTGCCGGGCCCGCGCCTGGACGGCCGATATCGCGATCCCGGCCTGGCGCCGACGGCCAATCCCGCGCAGTTGCCGGAGAAGCTCACGGCCGCCGCGCTGGCGGCCGTCGGCCGTGTGCGCTTCGACGAAGCGCTGGCGCATCGCTTCCTGGGCTGCTGGCTGACCGAGCCGGGCGCCACCGCAGTATTCGATGCCCCCACGGAGGACGGCCCGGACCTGGTTGCCGACTGGCCCGTCGCCGGCCTGCTGCGCCTGGACCGGCGCTCGCGCATGCTTTATCGCGGCAGGCAACTGTTCATCAATGGCGAAACCGCCGCCGTGTCCGCCAGCGCGCCGCTGCGGCGCCTGGCGGACGCACGCTCACTGGCCTGCGACGATCCGCTGGCGGGCAAGCTGACCGAAGAAGAAAAAGCATGTTTGATGCAGTGGCTGGACGATGGCTGGCTGCGCTACGAAGCTCCCGCGTGA
- a CDS encoding NUDIX domain-containing protein — protein sequence MTAFSQSTLGRLRALVGPRPLLCPCVRVVLERPDGTVLLHARADFAGMWGLPGGHIEIGESAEQAARREILEETGLAAGQLIAFGHASDPRVETVTLPNGDVCHYQAVLFHCREFDGAARPDPHETPVLRWLDIDAPLPPMMPHVRASLDAFRRYRAGGGFQLL from the coding sequence ATGACCGCGTTTTCCCAGTCCACGCTGGGACGGCTGCGTGCCCTGGTGGGGCCGCGGCCGTTGTTGTGCCCATGCGTGCGGGTGGTGCTGGAACGCCCCGACGGCACGGTGTTGCTGCACGCGCGTGCCGACTTCGCCGGCATGTGGGGCCTGCCCGGGGGGCACATCGAGATCGGCGAATCCGCGGAGCAGGCGGCGCGGCGCGAGATCCTCGAAGAGACAGGCCTGGCTGCCGGGCAACTGATCGCGTTCGGGCATGCCTCGGATCCGCGGGTGGAAACCGTCACGCTGCCCAACGGGGATGTCTGCCACTATCAGGCCGTGTTGTTCCACTGCCGGGAATTCGATGGCGCGGCGCGCCCGGATCCGCATGAAACGCCGGTCTTGCGCTGGCTGGACATAGACGCCCCGTTGCCGCCGATGATGCCGCACGTGCGCGCCAGCCTGGACGCATTCCGCCGCTACCGCGCCGGAGGCGGATTCCAGCTGCTTTGA
- the dapA gene encoding 4-hydroxy-tetrahydrodipicolinate synthase: protein MASSASAAGVTFQGSMVALVTPMHPDGTLDYAAYRALIDWHVAEGTDVLVVVGTTGESPTVSMEEHAELIRVAVEHAAGRVPVIAGVGANSTDEAIHLARHAKAVGAQAGLSVVPYYNKPSQEGLYQHFRRIAEAVDLPTVLYNVPGRTVADLSNETVLRLAQVPGIVGIKDATGDIGRGALLLREAPAGFQVFSGDDPTAAALMLLGGRGNISVTANVAPRLMHDLCAAALAMDVPKVRELNARVARLNKALFIEANPIPVKWALARMGRMPLGYRLPLVELGAQHHAAVEAALRDAGLL from the coding sequence ATGGCATCCTCGGCATCCGCCGCTGGCGTTACTTTCCAGGGCAGCATGGTGGCCCTCGTCACTCCCATGCACCCCGACGGCACGCTCGATTACGCGGCCTACCGCGCATTGATCGACTGGCACGTGGCCGAAGGCACCGACGTCCTCGTGGTGGTCGGCACGACGGGCGAATCGCCCACCGTGTCGATGGAAGAACATGCCGAACTGATACGGGTGGCGGTGGAACACGCCGCCGGCCGCGTCCCGGTGATCGCCGGGGTCGGCGCGAATTCCACGGACGAAGCCATCCACCTGGCCCGGCATGCCAAGGCGGTGGGCGCCCAGGCCGGCCTGTCCGTCGTCCCGTACTACAACAAGCCTTCGCAGGAAGGCCTGTACCAGCATTTCCGCCGCATCGCGGAAGCCGTGGACCTCCCCACGGTGCTGTACAACGTGCCCGGGCGCACGGTCGCCGACCTCTCCAACGAGACGGTCCTGCGGCTGGCCCAGGTACCCGGCATCGTCGGCATCAAGGATGCAACGGGCGACATCGGCCGCGGCGCCTTGCTGCTGCGCGAAGCGCCGGCCGGATTCCAGGTGTTCAGCGGCGACGACCCCACGGCCGCCGCGCTGATGCTCCTGGGCGGTCGCGGCAATATCTCCGTGACCGCCAACGTCGCGCCCCGCCTGATGCACGATCTGTGTGCGGCGGCGCTGGCCATGGACGTGCCCAAGGTGCGTGAACTGAACGCCCGGGTGGCCCGTCTAAACAAGGCTCTTTTCATCGAGGCCAACCCGATTCCCGTCAAATGGGCGCTGGCGCGCATGGGCCGCATGCCCCTGGGCTACCGGCTGCCCCTGGTGGAACTCGGTGCGCAGCACCACGCCGCGGTGGAGGCCGCGTTGCGGGACGCGGGCCTGCTCTAA
- a CDS encoding neutral zinc metallopeptidase → MRLDDSRESENVEDRRGGGIGIGGGKLGIGAIILALVAMYFGVDPAVVLQLVQDPASQQAPATGTAPPANDPQARFVAKVLGETEDTWQAIFREHASRAYVPPRLVLYTGATQTACGTGRAAMGPFYCPADSKVYLDLGFFDDMKRRFQAPGDFAQAYVIAHEVGHHVQHLLGISERVAALQQENPRQANALSVRLELQADCYAGLWAKRADSARHILEAGDVEEALNAASAIGDDRLQKQSQGYVVPDAFTHGSSAQRVRWFKRGLESGDPRRCDTFSAQSL, encoded by the coding sequence ATGCGATTGGACGATTCGCGTGAAAGTGAAAATGTGGAAGACCGCCGTGGCGGCGGGATAGGCATCGGGGGCGGCAAGCTCGGCATCGGCGCGATCATCCTGGCGCTGGTCGCGATGTACTTCGGCGTCGACCCGGCGGTGGTGCTGCAGCTGGTGCAGGACCCGGCCAGCCAGCAGGCGCCGGCCACCGGCACCGCCCCGCCGGCCAACGACCCGCAGGCGCGCTTCGTGGCCAAGGTGCTGGGCGAAACCGAAGACACGTGGCAGGCGATTTTCCGCGAGCATGCCAGCCGCGCCTACGTCCCGCCCCGGCTGGTGCTCTACACCGGGGCCACGCAGACCGCCTGCGGCACCGGCCGCGCCGCCATGGGTCCGTTCTACTGCCCCGCGGACAGCAAGGTCTACCTGGACCTGGGCTTTTTCGACGACATGAAGCGCCGCTTCCAGGCACCGGGCGATTTCGCCCAGGCCTACGTCATCGCGCACGAGGTCGGACACCATGTACAGCATCTGCTGGGCATCTCCGAACGCGTCGCCGCGCTACAGCAGGAAAATCCCCGCCAGGCCAATGCGCTGTCCGTGCGGCTGGAGCTGCAGGCCGACTGCTACGCGGGCCTGTGGGCGAAGCGCGCCGACAGCGCGCGGCACATCCTGGAGGCCGGCGATGTGGAAGAAGCATTGAATGCCGCCAGTGCGATCGGCGACGACCGGCTGCAAAAACAGAGTCAGGGCTATGTCGTGCCTGACGCGTTCACGCACGGTTCGTCCGCGCAGCGCGTGCGCTGGTTCAAGCGCGGTCTGGAGAGCGGCGATCCGCGCCGCTGCGACACGTTCAGCGCGCAATCGCTCTAG
- a CDS encoding site-2 protease family protein: MDDIIQSIAIYAIPVIFAITLHEAAHGYVARMFGDPTAYQMGRVSLNPVRHIDPVGTLLVPLVILLASKLLGSPGILFGWAKPVPVDFGRLRRPKQDMLWVAAAGPGSNLLMAILWGIMLKLVYQSGGAEGYWFDMASAGVQINLVLMALNLLPLLPLDGGRILYSLLPHRLAYQYARIEPYGMMIVLLLLFSGALWVFLRPIFALGSTVVSWFL, translated from the coding sequence ATGGACGACATCATCCAGTCGATCGCGATATACGCGATCCCCGTCATTTTCGCCATTACGCTGCACGAGGCGGCGCATGGCTATGTCGCCCGCATGTTCGGCGACCCGACGGCCTACCAGATGGGCCGCGTCAGCCTGAATCCCGTCCGGCACATCGATCCTGTCGGCACCCTGCTCGTGCCGCTGGTCATCCTGCTGGCGTCCAAGCTGCTGGGCAGCCCCGGCATCCTGTTCGGCTGGGCCAAGCCCGTGCCCGTGGATTTCGGCCGCCTGCGCCGTCCTAAGCAGGACATGCTCTGGGTGGCGGCCGCCGGCCCCGGGTCCAATCTGCTTATGGCCATCCTGTGGGGCATCATGCTCAAGCTGGTCTACCAAAGCGGCGGCGCGGAAGGCTACTGGTTCGACATGGCCTCGGCCGGGGTGCAGATCAACCTGGTGCTGATGGCCCTGAACCTGCTGCCCCTGTTGCCGCTGGACGGGGGACGGATCCTGTACAGCCTGCTGCCCCACCGGCTGGCCTACCAATACGCGCGCATCGAGCCCTACGGCATGATGATCGTGCTGCTGCTGCTGTTCAGCGGCGCCCTGTGGGTATTCCTGCGGCCGATTTTTGCGCTGGGCAGCACGGTGGTCAGCTGGTTTCTATAG
- the metC gene encoding cystathionine beta-lyase, with the protein MEERYKPGTRLLRAGRPHRGWVNTPVTRASTYIFDSVQQWRDTRARRDKERLLSYGARGTDSTYALEDALVELEGGYRAKMYPTGQAAIAVVMLAYLKAGDHVLITDAVYEPVRRFCADHLSRWGIEFSYYLPDGSDLADRIRPNTRMIYAECPGSLVYEMMDLPAVAELAHRHDCWLAVDNTWGSGLLYRPLALGADISITAATKYLGGHADVMMGTVVTSERAWMPLERATVDIGQTVGADDAYLVLRGMRSMAARMAMHGRHAMRVAEWLQSRPEVARVLCPALPGDPGHALWKRDCTGTNGLLSIEFARGIADADVERMIDAFRLFGLGASWGGFESLCVPANMARARTVADWSGRGAILRLHIGLEDPEDLLADLEQAMAALER; encoded by the coding sequence ATGGAAGAACGCTACAAGCCTGGCACGCGGCTGCTGCGTGCCGGGCGGCCGCATCGCGGCTGGGTCAACACGCCCGTCACGCGCGCCAGCACGTACATTTTCGACAGCGTCCAGCAATGGCGCGACACCCGCGCACGCCGTGACAAGGAACGCCTGTTGTCTTATGGCGCCCGCGGCACCGACAGCACTTATGCGCTGGAAGACGCCCTGGTCGAACTGGAAGGCGGCTATCGCGCCAAGATGTATCCCACCGGCCAGGCCGCCATCGCGGTCGTGATGCTGGCGTACCTGAAGGCCGGCGATCACGTTCTGATCACCGATGCCGTATACGAGCCGGTGCGGCGCTTCTGCGCCGACCATCTGTCGCGCTGGGGCATCGAGTTCAGCTATTACCTGCCCGACGGCAGCGACCTGGCGGACCGCATCCGTCCCAACACCCGCATGATCTATGCGGAATGCCCGGGATCGCTGGTCTACGAAATGATGGACCTGCCCGCCGTCGCCGAGCTCGCGCATCGCCACGATTGCTGGCTTGCCGTGGACAACACCTGGGGTTCCGGCTTGTTGTACCGCCCGTTGGCCCTGGGCGCCGATATCTCGATTACCGCCGCCACCAAGTACCTGGGTGGCCACGCGGACGTCATGATGGGCACCGTCGTGACCAGCGAGCGCGCCTGGATGCCGCTGGAACGCGCCACGGTGGACATCGGCCAGACCGTGGGGGCCGACGATGCGTATCTCGTCCTGCGCGGCATGCGGTCCATGGCCGCGCGCATGGCCATGCATGGCCGCCACGCCATGCGCGTTGCCGAGTGGCTGCAAAGCCGCCCCGAAGTCGCGCGCGTGCTGTGCCCGGCGCTGCCCGGCGACCCTGGCCATGCCCTGTGGAAACGCGATTGCACCGGCACCAACGGACTATTGTCCATCGAGTTCGCGCGCGGCATCGCCGACGCCGACGTGGAACGCATGATCGACGCCTTCCGCCTGTTCGGCCTGGGCGCCTCCTGGGGCGGCTTCGAGAGCCTTTGCGTGCCGGCCAACATGGCGCGCGCGCGCACCGTGGCGGACTGGTCGGGACGCGGCGCGATCCTGCGCCTGCATATCGGCCTGGAAGACCCCGAAGACCTGCTGGCCGACCTGGAGCAGGCCATGGCCGCGCTTGAACGCTGA
- a CDS encoding LysR substrate-binding domain-containing protein yields MRNLDLDLLRTLAAIDQAQTFSAAAERLHKTQSAITQQMQRLESLVGLPLFEKQGRNKVLSPHGRKLVDYARHMLAINDEAMRAMQDGQLEGELRLGSPHDVAETLLPTVLTHITRWSPRVRLEIRVDRSPFLMNALRAGELDLSISTRFDPAYEGVILRTSPTAWIASAGYVHDASAPVPLVLADEPSLFRRLALNALEQARVPWQTNYVAPNLVGIRAAVRAGLGITARSIEFLGPDMRVLGENDGLPPLPDANYFLWMRTDSINPLTRYVFDMLIAKMGLGDRGTPTASVEARQF; encoded by the coding sequence ATGCGCAATCTGGACCTGGACCTGCTGCGCACGCTCGCGGCCATCGACCAAGCCCAGACTTTCTCTGCCGCGGCCGAACGCCTGCACAAGACGCAGTCCGCGATTACGCAACAGATGCAGCGGCTGGAGAGCCTGGTAGGCTTGCCGCTTTTCGAGAAGCAAGGCCGCAACAAAGTACTGTCGCCGCACGGCCGCAAGCTGGTCGATTACGCGCGCCATATGCTGGCGATCAACGACGAGGCGATGCGCGCCATGCAGGACGGCCAACTTGAAGGCGAACTGCGGCTGGGATCGCCGCACGACGTGGCCGAGACGCTGCTGCCGACGGTGCTGACACACATCACGCGCTGGTCGCCGCGCGTGCGGCTGGAGATCCGTGTGGATCGCAGTCCCTTCCTGATGAATGCGCTGCGCGCCGGCGAACTGGACCTGTCGATTTCGACGCGCTTCGATCCGGCGTACGAAGGCGTGATCCTGCGCACGTCCCCGACGGCGTGGATCGCCTCGGCGGGTTACGTTCACGACGCCTCGGCACCCGTACCGCTGGTGCTCGCCGACGAGCCGAGCCTGTTCCGGCGTCTGGCGCTGAATGCGCTGGAGCAGGCGCGTGTGCCGTGGCAGACCAATTATGTGGCGCCCAATCTGGTGGGAATACGCGCGGCGGTGCGGGCAGGCCTGGGGATTACGGCGCGCAGCATCGAGTTCCTGGGGCCGGATATGCGGGTGCTGGGCGAGAACGACGGCCTGCCGCCGCTGCCGGACGCGAATTACTTCCTATGGATGCGGACGGATTCGATCAATCCGCTGACGCGGTATGTGTTCGATATGCTGATCGCGAAAATGGGGCTGGGGGATCGGGGGACGCCTACGGCCAGCGTGGAGGCTCGGCAGTTCTGA